The following are encoded together in the Buteo buteo chromosome 24, bButBut1.hap1.1, whole genome shotgun sequence genome:
- the PRELID1 gene encoding PRELI domain-containing protein 1, mitochondrial, which yields MGKYCASLGVLKGPWDQVFAAFWQRYPNPYSKHVLTEDIVHREVTADHKLLSRRLLTKTNRMPRWAERFFPANVAHSVYILEDSIVDPKNRTMTTFTWNINHARLMVVEERCVYQVNPENSNWTEVKREAWVSSSLFGVSRAVQEFGLARFKSNVTKSTKGFEYVLARMQGEAPSKTLVETAKEATEKAKETALAATEKAKDLASKAATKKKQYV from the exons ATGGGGAAGTACTGCGCCAGCCTGGGCGTCCTCAAGGGGCCCTGGGACCAGGTCTTCGCCGCCTTCTGGCAGCGCTACCCCAACCCCTACAG CAAACATGTCCTGACTGAAGATATCGTGCACCGGGAGGTGACGGCGGACCACAAGCTGCTCTCCCGGCGGCTCCTGACCAAGACCAACCGGATGCCCCGCTGGGCAGAGCGCTTCTTCCCGGCCAATGTCGCCCACTCCGTCTACATTCTGGAGGACTCTATTGTGGACCCCAAGAACCGAACCATGACCACATTCACCTGGAACATCAACCACGCACGTCTGATG GTGGTGGAGGAGCGCTGCGTGTACCAGGTGAACCCGGAGAACAGCAACTGGACCGAGGTCAAGCGGGAAGCCTGGGTCTCATCCAGCCTGTTTGGTGTCTCGCGGGCCGTCCAG GAGTTTGGTCTGGCCAGGTTCAAAAGCAACGTGACCAAGAGCACTAAGGGATTTGAATACGTGCTAGCAAGAATGCAAG GAGAAGCTCCATCCAAAACACTGGTGGAGACAGCTAAGGAAGCGACCGAGAAAGCCAAGGAGACGGCTCTGGCTGCTACGGAGAAAGCCAAGGACTTGGCAAGCAAGGCAGCCACCAAGAAGAAGCAGTACGTGTGA